One stretch of Toxoplasma gondii ME49 chromosome XI, whole genome shotgun sequence DNA includes these proteins:
- a CDS encoding Toxoplasma gondii family D protein (encoded by transcript TGME49_313000~Signal peptide predicted by SignalP 2.0 HMM (probability 0.967) with cleavage site probability 0.963 at residue 25) — protein MGIISRPSTLYLVLATSLWLGRVSAGPFGYDPYGLDPYKKEDYKQQHQHAQHESGVEHSKAAVHSKQVSHPSKEYQEQCDSIPFSKEATCSMAVPSSKPYSCPSQVSFEVCDVKPTHIQASCYRLIQQERKYTCPIQVDLQELCADVPVSRPSTCTRQVPRRIRKPCVKQVNETVCKAVAEKVQSTCYRPKQVTEEYTCHRLDSKEECSVHQHTVPSLCTRKVISKKPYAQMDTVYEQECAQVQKHKKGTCKRQVLKTEQYPCTEFQTKQQCSTVPRVVNRPCTVQTTQQVAVDCTEVVDTVQEKQCAKKIKETVMHTVCEKEHYEPPKKQVHHQSGIYRRLGPGKKGCREVPQEVERIVMETCTEVVKTKVPKTCYESQVVPVRSTCPETEMDEVCFDVKEPVQKMCTREVPTTEDYACDEVVSEVECKKVPKQVKGVAYKEYEQTESYKCEATEQVKKCKMIPIFQASTCVAALMDVEPYECVVSVMKEKCEQVPRTIPNTCIEEEWATEQYECYEEGTEKRCKKFPVYANMGECTTTVKVTEEYPCTHPSLEQVCRIETSTVDNTCYEPSMDEQKYTCFERHTREQCEKAPVPQKKGGYHH, from the exons ATGGGCATTATATCTCGGCCTTCTACCCTTTACCTTGTCTTGGCGACTTCGCTCTGGTTGGGGCGGGTGTCTGCTGGACCGTTCGGGTACGACCCATACGGCCTCGATCCCTACAAAAAAGAAGACTACAAACAGCAGCACCAGCACGCGCAACACGAAAGTGGAGTGGAACACTCGAAGGCGGCCGTGCACTCAAAACAAGTCTCCCACCCAAGCAAAGAGTACCAGGAGCAATGCGACAGCATTCCGTTTTCCAAAGAGGCGACCTGCTCAATG GCTGTGCCTTCGTCGAAGCCATACAGTTGTCCATCACAGGTTTCCTTCGAGGTCTGCGACGTGAAGCCTACTCATATACAGGCCAGCTGCTACCGATTAATTCAGCAAGAGAGGAAATATACATGCCCAATCCAAGTTGACTTGCAAGAGCTTTGTGCCGATGTTCCCGTCTCACGACCATCGACCTGCACTCGC CAAGTCCCTAGACGCATCAGGAAACCGTGTGTCAAACAGGTCAACGAGACAGTGTGCAAAGCAGTTGCTGAGAAAGTTCAGTCGACTTGTTACCGACCCAAGCAGGTCACAGAAGAATACACGTGTCATCGCCTCGACTCAAAGGAGGAGTGCTCGGTCCATCAGCACACG GTTCCGTCACTGTGTACTCGCAAAGTCATCAGCAAGAAGCCGTACGCTCAAATGGATACAGTTTATGAGCAAGAATGTGCGCAAGTGCAGAAGCACAAAAAGGGAACCTGCAAGCGGCAAGTGCTGAAGACAGAACAGTACCCGTGCACGGAGTTTCAGACGAAGCAGCAGTGCTCCACGGTCCCGAGAGTTGTGAACCGACCCTGCACCGTTCAGACG ACGCAGCAAGTGGCAGTCGACTGCACGGAGGTGGTCGACACAGTGCAGGAGAAGCAATGTGCAAAGAAAATTAAAGAAACCGTGATGCATACCGTGTGCGAGAAGGAACACTACGAACCACCAAAAAAACAAGTCCATCACCAGAGCGGAATCTATAGGCGCCTTGGCCCTGGAAAGAAGGGTTGCAGGGAGGTGCCACAAGAGGTTGAACGGATTGTGATGGAGACATGCACAGAGGTTGTCAAGACGAAAGTTCCCAAAACTTGCTACGAAAGCCAAGTGGTTCCCGTCCGGTCCACCTGCCCTGAGACTGAGATGGACGAAGTTTGCTTCGATGTGAAAGAGCCTGTTCAAAAGATGTGTACACGCGAAGTTCCGACCACCGAGGATTATGCCTGCGATGAGGTGGTCTCTGAAGTCGAGTGCAAGAAAGTGCCTAAGCAGGTTAAAGGGGTCGCGTACAAGGAGTACGAGCAAACGGAGTCTTATAAGTGCGAAGCAACCGAACAGGTCAAGAAATGCAAAATGATTCCAATATTTCAGGCTTCTACGTGTGTTGCTGCTCTCATGGATGTGGAGCCGTACGAGTGCGTCGTTAGTGTGATGAAGGAGAAGTGTGAACAAGTACCCCGAACAATACCGAACACATGTATCGAGGAAGAATGGGCAACCGAGCAGTATGAATGCTACGAAGAAG GCACTGAAAAACGCTGCAAGAAATTCCCCGTATACGCAAATATGGGGGAGTGTACGACGACAGTTAAGGTGACGGAGGAGTACCCGTGCACACACCCTTCGCTGGAGCAAGTTTGCCGAATAGAGACTTCAACAGTGGACAACACATGCTACGAGCCCTCTATGGACGAACAGAAATACACATGCTTCGAAAGACATACCAGAGAGCAATGTGAAAAAGCTCCAGttccacagaaaaaaggcggCTACCATCACTAG
- the DDX6 gene encoding DEAD (Asp-Glu-Ala-Asp) box polypeptide DDX6 (encoded by transcript TGME49_313010~Gene product name based on ToxoDB Community Expert Annotation.) yields MSAAYYTRRPGLSGSPYPQSQNGSGERNANQGQGPAPYGYPPQQRMQHFSQPQNSVPSQPANPAHVDPNSNPEGDEGWKSKVVLPPKDNRVKTEDVTKTKGTDFEEYFLRRELLMGIFEKGFEKPSPIQEASIPIALAGKNILARAKNGTGKTAAFSIPLLEKCQTSKRYIQGLILVPTRELALQTSAVVKAIGKHMNVQCMVSTGGTSLRDDIMRLYNPVHVLCGTPGRILDLANKGVADLSNCHMVVMDEADKLLSAEFQPIVEELIKFVPRERQILMYSATFPVTVKDFKHKYLPDAHEINLMDELTLKGVTQYYAFVEERQKVHCLNTLFSKLQINQAIIFCNSVTRVELLAKKITELGYSCFYIHARMMQSHRNRVFHDFRNGACRCLVSSDLFTRGIDIQSVNVVINFDFPKNSETYLHRIGRSGRFGHLGLAINLITYDDRFNLYRIESELGTEIQPIPSQIDEAIYT; encoded by the exons ATGAGCGCAGCCTACTACACCCGCAGACCCGGGCTCTCTGGATCGCCCTATCCCCAGTCTCAAAACggaagcggcgagagaaacgcgaaccAGGGGCAAGGCCCGGCGCCCTACGGCTACCCGCCTcagcagcgcatgcaacacTTCAGTCAGCCTCAAAACAGTGTGCCTTCCCAGCCGGCCAACCCCGCGCACGTCGACCCGAACAGCAATCCTGAGGGCGACGAAGGCTGGAAAAGCAAAGTCGTCCTGCCTCCAAAGGACAACCGCGTGAAAACCGAG gatgtgacgaagacgaaaggcACGGACTTTGAGGAGTATTTTCTACGACGTGAATTGTTGATGGGCATCTTCGAGAAAGGCTTCGAAAAGCCGTCGCCAATCCAAGAAGCGTCGATTCCAATTGCTCTCGCCGGGAAAAACATCCTCGCTCGGGCGAAAAACGGCACTGGAAAAACCGCCGCGTTCTCGATTCCTCTCCTCGAAAAGTGTCAGACGTCGAAGCGTTACATCCAAG GGCTGATTCTGGTTCCGACCCGTGAGCTGGCGCTGCAGACGAGCGCAGTGGTGAAGGCGATTGGGAAGCATATGAACGTTCAGTGCATGGTGTCGACGGGAGGCACAAGCCTGCGTGACGATATTATGCGGCTGTACAACCCGGTGCATGTACTCTGTGGGACGCCGGGAAGAATTCTGGACCTGGCGAACAAGGGTGTCGCAGACTTGAGCAACTGCCATATGGTGGTCAtggacgaagcagacaaaCTGCTCTCGGCGGAGTTTCAACCGATTGTCGAGGAACTCATCAAGTTCGTCCCGCGTGAGAGGCAAATTCTGATGTACTCCGCGACCTTCCCGGTCACGGTCAAAGACTTCAAACACAAATACCTGCCAGATGCTCACGAAATCAACCTCATGGACGAACTCACGCTCAAGGGTGTCACGCAGTACTACGCCTTCGTCGAAGAACGCCAAAAAGTTCACTGCCTTAACACTCTCTTCTCGAAG CTTCAAATCAACCAAGCAATCATTTTCTGCAACAGCGTGACTCGTGTGGAGCTTCTGGCGAAGAAGATCACGGAACTCGGATACTCGTGCTTCTACATCCATGCGCGGATGATGCAGTCCCACAGAAACCGGGTTTTCCACGATTTCCGGAACGGGGCGTGTCGCTGCCTCGTGTCGTCCGACCTCTTCACACGTGGAATCGACATTCAGTCCGTTAATGTCGTTATCAACTTCGACTTCCCAAAGAACTCTGAGACATATCTGCACCGCATTGGGCGCTCCGGTCGCTTCGGACACCTCGGACTTGCCATCAACCTTATCACTTATGACGACCGTTTCAACCTCTACCG AATTGAGAGCGAACTTGGTACCGAAATTCAGCCGATTCCGAGCCAGATTGACGAAGCAATTTACACATAG